A window of Hyperolius riggenbachi isolate aHypRig1 chromosome 1, aHypRig1.pri, whole genome shotgun sequence contains these coding sequences:
- the LOC137546902 gene encoding microsomal glutathione S-transferase 2-like isoform X2 has translation MGVCGSEPPTAYFASHVGKCRIKYKVIPPAVSGCPEFDRTFRAQANCIEFYGLFLVDLWTAGWFFNQELASLFGLIYIYGRHVYFFGYSQSARGRMRGFAVCKLALIILLIMSVTGVTNGLLYKYLHLDLLKKIKHLLLG, from the exons CATACTTTGCCAGTCATGTGGGAAAATGCAGAATTAAGTACAAGGTGATCCCTCCTGCTGTTAGTGGATGTCCGGAGTTCGACAGAACCTTCAGAGCTCA GGCAAATTGTATTGAATTCTATGGGCTATTTTTGGTTGATCTCTGGACTGCGGGCTGGTTTTTTAATCAAG AGCTGGCATCGCTGTTTGGGTTAATATATATTTACGGGCGTCATGTGTACTTTTTTGGCTACTCGCAGTCTGCCAGGGGCAG GATGCGTGGGTTTGCTGTGTGCAAGCTGGCATTGATAATTCTGCTTATTATGTCAGTGACTGGAGTCACCAACGGTCTGTTATACAAGTACCTCCATCTGGACCTCTTGAAGAAAATAAAACATCTTCTATTAGGATGA